A region from the Lolium perenne isolate Kyuss_39 chromosome 4, Kyuss_2.0, whole genome shotgun sequence genome encodes:
- the LOC127292403 gene encoding uncharacterized protein, which yields MSTETCPPCPPAVIDSIRPWSASRVRRNSQIRTGSLVSKSSFSPAAYAAPPSAGEASCSLARPRRRLKELEVVLSICSRTCSSSSVCLENCLTTSSGIFGKDVPLGREGDNIHMNTKQWEDGAFTRSSGKTVACPAVPRLRASA from the exons ATGTCCACAGAGACATGCCCACCGTGCCCCCCCGCGGTCATCGACTCCATTCGCCCATGGTCTGCCTCAAGGGTGAGGAGGAACAGCCAGATCCGCACGGGTTCGCTCGTCTCCAAAAGCTCCTTCTCACCCGCTGCGTACGCCGCACCGCCGTCCGCCGGCGAGGCTAGCTGCAGCTTGGCAAGGCCGCGACGCCGGCtcaaggaacttgaggtcgtcctgTCCATCTGCTCCAGGACGTGCAGCTCGTCCTCCGTTTGCTTAGAGAATTGCTTAACGACGAGTTCTGGGATATTCGGCAAAGACGTGCCACTGGGGAG AGAGGGGGACAACATACATATGAACACAAAGCAGTGGGAAGATGGCGCCTTCACACGGAGCAGCGGGAAGACTGTCGCCTGCCCCGCCGTGCCACGGCTCCGTGCATCTG CCTGA
- the LOC139838929 gene encoding uncharacterized protein, producing MIKLHLFKPAPSTSRETIKSVPRWSPPPEGTVHINVDAALFSPSRRMGIGIVIRNHRGESPVACSELIQEVTTPEIAEALALRRALALARDEGFDKLVIASDCLSVVQRVNSSEDDRSMVGVVIQDIKALASLFGVF from the coding sequence ATGATTAAGCTGCATCTTTTCAAGCCTGCTCCTTCTACTAGTCGTGAGACCATCAAGTCTGTGCCCCGTTGGTCTCCGCCGCCTGAAGGTACGGTTCATATTAATGTCGATGCAGCTCTCTTCTCTCCTTCACGACGGATGGGTATTGGCATCGTAATCCGGAACCACAGAGGAGAATCTCCGGTTGCTTGCAGCGAACTAATCCAGGAGGTTACGACGCCGGAGATTGCTGAAGCGTTGGCGCTACGCCGCGCTCTTGCCCTTGCCAGAGATGAAGGTTTCGACAAGTTGGTGATCGCTTCTGATTGCCTTTCGGTGGTGCAACGAGTCAACTCCTCTGAGGATGATCGTAGCATGGTTGGGGTCGTGATTCAGGACATCAAAGCACTCGCCTCTCTCTTCGGTGTCTTTTAA
- the LOC127346751 gene encoding protein ALP1-like, which yields MRRSLFLRIVDRLGEYSPYFTQRVDALNRAGFSPLQKCTAALRLLAYGAVADTIDEWLKLARQTSSDCLDRFCEGILDCYGETFCRRPTVEDTQRLLAKAEERGFPGMLGSIDCMHWQWRNCPVAHAGQFTRGDIKHPTIILEAVASYDRWIWHAFFGVAGSNNDINVLNQSPLFTDVLRGEAPVVNFTVNGHEYNYGYYFADGIYPSWPVFMKGVTLPQSEKQRVFTAAQSAWRKDVECAFGVLKARFNILAVPGRSYSKRTLGLIMRACVILHNIIIDDERGTNLENNYETVESNVGPAIHNHAPPSLAARIQMDNEMRDSPMYTQLQHDLIEHVWANA from the coding sequence ATGAGACGATCCCtctttctgcgcattgtggatagaTTGGGTGAATACTCTCCGTATTTCACCCAAAGAGTTGATGCTCTCAACCGTGCTGGTTTTTCTCCCCTACAAAAGTGTACTGCGGCTTTGCGTCTGTTAGCTTATGGAGCCGTTGCAGATACAATAGATGAGTGGCTTaagttagctagacaaacttcatcAGATTGTCTAGATAGATTCTGTGAAGGCATCCTTGACTGTTACGGGGAGACGTTTTGCCGTCGACCAACTGTCGAGGATACTCAGCGTCTGTTAGCGAAAGCCGAGGAGCGTGGCTTTCCGGGCATGTTagggagcatcgattgcatgcattggcagtggaggaactgcccagtggctcatgctggtcaattcacaaggggagacatcaagcaccctaccataatcttagaagccgttgcgtcgtatgaccgttggatctggcatgccttttttggagtggccgggtccaacaacgacatcaatgtACTCAACCAGTCGCCGTTGTTCACTGATGTGCTTAGGGGAGAAGCACCCGTAGTGAACTTCACGGTGAATGGACACGAGTACAACTATGGTTACTACTTTGCTGACGGCATCTACCCCTCCTGGCCGGTGTTCATGAAAGGTGTTACTCTTCCACAAAGTGAAAAGCAGCGAGTGTTCACTGCTGCTCAATCAGCTTGGCGCAAAGATGTCGAGTGTGCCTTTGGAGTGCTGAAGGCTAGGTTCAACATTCTAGCAGTTCCAGGACGCTCCTACTCGAAGCGTACTCTTGGGTtgatcatgcgtgcatgtgtcattCTGCACAACATAATCATCGACGATGAGCGTGGTACAAATTTGGAGAACAACTATGAGACAGTTGAGTCCAATGTCGGCCCTGCAATACACAATCATGCACCACCAAGCCTAGCAGCCAGGATTCAGATGGACAACGAAATGAGGGACTCACCGATGTATACACAGCTCCAGCATGATTTGATTGAGCATGTGTGGGCTAATGCCtag